Within the Medicago truncatula cultivar Jemalong A17 chromosome 4, MtrunA17r5.0-ANR, whole genome shotgun sequence genome, the region TAGTCATTGCATACATCAATGATGATTACTTGAGTCAATTGCTTGGTACAAAGGATCTTACTACAGAGGATTATACAACAACATTGACTACCACAATTGGCCTTAATCTTGGTGTAGAGATTTGCCTTTTCTTATAATACATTGCTCATCATGGTCTAGAGCTTTCATATACTTATCGTACAATGTAGCACAAGCTCAAAGCTTTAATCGATAATGCAGAGTTTTGACTTTATACCCCAAACTTTGACTTGGTCTAGGGTTTTGACTTATTTCAGAGGTAGTATTTCATCTGTACTAAGAATTTCCTGCGCACTTAAACACACACTTAGATAATCCTAAttgtttttaggcttaattgcacttttctcccctatagtttgccaattgtgcgattttgcaccccatagttttaaacgagtgattttgccccctatagttttccccctttatgattttatggtccccatgacatttaatgctgatatgtctgttttttatcaattaatgtgtgccacgtgtgtaatttcattttttaaaaaataaaaaaaatggtatttttcagattttgagagaaggaggcacgtgatatttcttcttaaaatttgaaaaatcacgtgcccccttctctcaaaatctgaaaaataccattttttattttttaaaaaatggaattacacacgtggcacatattaattgataaaaaaaccaACACTAAATCTgatggggaccataaaatcagaaagggggaaaactatagggggcaaaatcgctcatttaaaactatggggtgcaaaatcgcacaattgacaaactataggggggaaaagtgcaattaagccttgtTTTTAATCATACTTTGTACATTTCTTTCTTATCATCAGTACTTAAGGACTTTGTTTGTTTAACCAATTATGGTATAGCACATAGCATGTACACACTTTTAACAAAATACAAACCATTTTTCTCtgctctccaaaaaaaaattaataaagaaatGTTAACAATACACATTTTAACATACACTTTTTAACACACGTTTTTTGATTGGGTAAAATTCACATGAGTCCCAACAAATCATGTGAGTCCCATATAAATTGAGTGGGTCCCatgtaaattttaacaaatcaaagagAATGTGTTGAAAAGTGTGTATTGCTAGCATTTCTCAAATATATAGACTcctatatagatagatagacaAAGGCGGAGCCCTTTATGGGATgggtgggccacggcccacccgaaaaaattaaaaaattaatgattataGATCTACTTTGCgggattttaaaaaattttgtgatgttttttgttttcggCACATCAGAATCTTTGTAAAGTGGTATAGTGGCccacccaaaaataaaaaaataaaaaattataggttcattttgtgagatttttaataatttttcaacgGTTTTAGATTTCGACGATTCCATAAGTGTCATATGTGATTTTTATCATGCCTATGCTGGACTGGTTAATAGAGTATTACAAACCATCTAATTTGTGGGGGTTTAAAACCTCATTTATGTtgtatatcaaataaaaattgttttaattaacaTTTGTACTGTAAAACAAGTTTCATAACTTAGTGGCCCACCCAAGCTATTTTTTTGGTTCCACCATTGTAGATTTGTCATTCAaaataacaaggtattaaattttttaagaaaagaattgagtaaatagacaattacCCTCTAAAATTAtagtttcgtcaattactcctctgaaattaacaaaacttcaattacccccctgaaatttcacaacgttaatcaatttactccATCCGTTAattttttctgttagtgaacatgatgttttgcaaataccctcTTGAAGTTATGCACTTATGTGCataatgccccccaaacttaaaaatttatattatttttttcttaaagggaaacaattaacagttaaatattaaagctaactattaattttggagtttggaaaactacatacatatatacatcaaaataggcgtGTACCTGTTTGCTTTTCACATAGTTCTTTCATCAAGGAAATCACTATGTTACCTTTCTATCATATTTCCccccaaataaataaataaaaaagaacaacaatAGTTCTcattacacaaaaaaaatatataaattttcaagtttggGGGGTATTTTGcatataagtgcaaaacttctggaggtatttgcaaaacgtcatgttcactaacaaaaaaatttgacggaggagataaattgattaatgttgtgtAATTTCGGAGgagtaattgcctatttactcgaAAAGAATTAGTTTGAGATGTTTTTCGaaattattaaacttttttaaaatattagacGAGATAAGCCAACCTAACCAACCACAAGTATGGATTCGGTCTTCGGATTACATTTTTGCCTTTTCAGCTGAGGCATACAGAAATAGTAGTGACATGTTTTCATCTTATCTTTTTGGCTATTGGAGTGTTTCGATTAATGATAGCAGTGGGACAGGAATGTGCTGACTCAGTGTCTTCATAGATGTTATCTTTGGGTTGTTACAGTTTCGATCTATAGAAGATATTTATAGAAAGATTCGTCCAAATTTAGACAGATGTTTTATAAGATAAATTTATAagtgaatttcttttttcactcTACTAACTTGTCACCTagtttctaaatttttatttttacttctgTTTGTATAATATAATCCAAACTCAAAAAatagtttggattatataatctaaaacatgtttatatataagcaattctcataaacatttatttattcaaacaGTTGCGATTTTCTAactttaaaatattcaaaacacTCTAAATCCAAACCGGCCAACATTGTGTATTTAAGGTTTAATTGTTGTTTGAATTCATTACATTTCAACCTTTTTTAACCACCAAACAAAATGTTAGGTCGTATTTCttcaattgttgtttctttttgtgttttttttgggtaatgttttattatttatttaaattggtatcattttttgttacatatcTATCTCAAATTATAATAATGTGTTAATAACGAgaagaagttgaagaaattGTATAAGAATGATGAGTAGGGTTGAGTGATTCGTTCAGAAAGGCCATCAAAGACAATGGTCTTTACTTGATTATGTGTGTCGGATATGCAATAGTTGACTGGGGCTGCTATCAGCATTTATTGAGAAGTGGCACGATTAGACATTGAACTTTAATCATTTGATTGAGGAGATGAGAGTGACACTTGATGATGTGTCATGTCTGCTGCATTTGTCCATTGCGAGTCGTTTCCTAGACCATGATGGTCTTGAGGCCAAAAGTGGCGTGGTAGACCAAATGCATGGTCTAATTGATAGTTGCTGATCTAGAGGAGACTGACATTGAGGTGGAGTGCATGAATGGGGCACATGCACATTTCAGCTACCTGATTACAGAATTTGGGAGCTGTATGGATGCAACTGTTGTAACTGAGatggaagatgatgaagagaagatgaagttgatcCATGATTAGGCTATCCGAATTTATTTATAGTAATTGGTGGACATTACATTTTTCGTGACAAGAGTGTCAAAAACTACGTTGACGTGACATATATGTGGTATTTTTGTGGTATGAAGCTGGTTAACGACTTTGCATGAGGAGCGGCTGCCCTGACTCACTTGTACATGGAGCTTAATGTTGCTTTTTATTTTCGTATGTACAAATGAAGTTTTTCAattaaagagtttttttttttattaattagggccaccaaaaacaaattatttaggAGAACCATTTTTGGGTGAAACAATCgtcagactttacttacctcccGTCCGAACTCTGAATTATCATAGCCTTTTCCTCTGAAAATCGGAGGGTTAACACAAAAAAGGTACGTACCAAGTGATCCCAATTTCTTTTCCTCAAACTAAAAattgcttttaatttttatttttgtcaaaatgatttttaattaagaatcgAGCTAAACTGAGTCTTGTAGTTTTagtcaaaaattaaaatggttGTTCTCTCTTGTTATATATAATAACTTTTAACCAGAACCAAGTTATTATTCTAAAGTTGTAAGTACATCTAAAGcatcctcttcttctttctcaatAGTCTATCATTTCAAACATTGAATGTAACAATGTTGTCAATACTAATTCTACTTGCTCTATGCCTAATTCTTCCTTTGCTAATATTCTTCCAAAACCATAGAACCATTAAACATTATCCACTTGGTCCTAAAGGACTTCCCATAATAGGAAATCTTCATCAACTAGACATTTCTAATCTTCCTATTCAACTTTCTCAATTCTCAAAGATATATGGTCCTCTATTTTCAATTCAACTTGGATTAAGAAAAGCTATTGTTGTTTCTTCAGCTGAAATTGCAAAAGAAGTATTGAAAACCAATGACCATTTGTTTTCTGATAGACCTAGATTATATGCTCAACAAAAATTGACTTATAACGGGTCGGAAATTATATTTTCACAATACACTGATTTTTGgagagaaataagaaaaatttgtGTTGTTCATATTCTTAGTTCCAAACGTGTATCACATTATTCATCTATAAGAAAGTTTGAGGTGAAGAAAATGATCAAAAAAATTTCAGGGCATGCTAGTTCTTCAAGTGTTACAAATTTGAGTGAGTTATTGATTTCGCTATCAAGTACTATAATTTGTAGGATTGCTTTTGGGAGAAGCTATGAGGATGAAGGAACTGAAAGAAGTAGGTTTCATGGAATGTTGCATGAGTTTCAAGCTTTACTTGCAGAAATATTTGTTTCTGATTATATTCCCTTCATGAGTTGGATTGATAAACTTAGGGGATTGCATGGTCGTCTTGATAGAAATTTCAAGgagtttgatgaattttatcAAGAGATTATTGATGTACATTTGGATCCAAATAGAGAACAAATTACAGATGAAGAAGATATTGTTGATGTCTTACTCCATCTCAAGAAACATCATTTGTCTTCAATTGATCTCACTTTCAATCACATCAAAGCTGTTCTCGTGGTatgttatttatataaaatatcataaattgTTTAAGTATAAGATGTACGCATGCACACACATTGTTTATAAGATGCACACGCGCACAAACATCCGTTGTTTTCATTAGTTTTAGAGTGGATAGCTTAtgataataagtttttttggtggtggttgggattcgaaccccagaccttacatattttatgcattgtccctaccaattaAGCTAAGCTCAGGAGGACAACTTATGATAATAAGTTGAAAACGGCTTATGAATATATCATAAGCTGCTTttctaaattcttcaaaatagTTCACAAGTGCTTGATGTTAGTGCATAAGATTAAATAAGCATCTAAACAGACCATTCAGAgtgaaaaatactaaaaatatagAACAAGTAAATAAAGCTTGGTGTTAGTTTGATTTTAGTTTGGCCTTTGGTATTAGGTATTTGCATTGTGATTTGTGATTGAATTTTGTTTGCTTGGCACATCTTGTGTTTTTCTACTCTTAATTATAATCACAAAATACTTTCTTCATCTTAAATCTTAATTATAGTTATAAAGTACTTTCTTCATCTCATATTAGGTgttcttaataacatttttctgtttggatttttttttttgaagtgttgtttcaaattatttgtacgttttataatacaaatataacatttattattccactcatatttttttaattgcattttaatCACCGAACtattttattaatgataatTAATAAGGATTTTTTGGTAAATGAAACacattttacaataaaaattaaattactaatcattttcttaataaccgTGTAAAACTCAAAAGAcgtcaaaaaaattaatgtatttagctcaaaatataaactaaaataccaattttttttttatcaatggccattttttttgtctctttaattattcaaaaataaaaagtaaaaatagacTTGAATTCTAAatcattttgataaaaataaataatttatcaatCTCTTGCACGTTAGCATAAATTGAAATGCTCTATATTTTTTCAGACGAAATAGAGAATTTTATAAATCCaaatagaaaattaacaaaatctaattttaaacttaattatttataaaaaaaaaacctcacaTAAAATAAGCACTCCATTTTATTGATTTCcaaaattatcttaaaattttctcaaataataGTTgtcttcttaaaataaaattagaagacCAAACTATTTGAGTGTTACATGACCATAGGCTAGCCAAGTGTCACCATCACGTGGATATGTCCTAACAATAGACCAGAGTGATGAGTGGTACATGATTAAATCAAGAGATTTTATACAGATTTTGTAGGGATCAAAACGTGTGGATATGTCCTGACAAAGAAAATTTGAATGGATAAAATTTTCAAGCGAATTCTTTTTCGATGCATTATTACATGCAAGGCAAAAACTTTCCTTTAATAGCATAGTTACCGTTTTTTTTTGCCGGGATTCGAAATTCAGATCTTATATACTAcgtattatttttaattattgaattaaacTCACGAGAACAataacatactccctccgttttaaaatacatgtttaaGTCAATCACTTCACATAtgccaatgcacaattttgatcgttaatatctttaattatctaaagtaaaaaattataaaaatttaatattttaaaaatatttgtcgagacaaatcaaacaatatcttacgtgctaatatttgtatttatacattagttaaaaagtatggtcaaagtaagttaagTAAATAGTACAGATTGCAAAATtaattggacatgtattttaaaacggatggagtagttACCTACTACATCAGTTCCTTTTTACGTTCTTCAATTAttattgtaaataaaataaaataaaaattaatttattgaaaaactGATGTGTgtagtctttttatttttaaagatgaTGTGTGTAGTCTATAACATAGACCATATATGTTAATGATTTAATTAAGTtaagcaatattttttttttattataataatgatTGAATGGAGTGGATGTTATTTTTAGGTTATTTATTACCTTTGTTCTTAAATATAagattcttttcaaaaaaatatgtctTTATCTATAAGGCCATTTGATAtttctaaatatataaataatttttaccaacacaccactttttttttatatctttttctttaatcaacATTAAAactatattgaaaacataaaataactctctttaaaatgttgaaattgtaaaaacaatagtaattatcaCTATCAATTTTCTTAACTCCCgttacttttttaaaaagagcCCTATAATTAGAGACCAATGTAGTATATAATACGGGTATGTTGGGATTGAGGGTTTGGGGTGGGGgggcattttaaatttttaaattacgaacaacgtaaaatgttttttaaacaataaattaagtgtttttaaagtattatataatcatttatcattttattaattaaattttctaaaaatcattttataatgtcTGTAATGTCACCGACCATAATGTCACCTGCTACCCAAATATTACAACAATCGTTAGGATAGAACTTACATGTCATCTCAACGAATTGAAAATGTAATTTATATGTTTTGATTGTTCAAGTTTTGATATcatagatgaaaaataaaatttgatccaATATTTTAAATGTATTAACTTGTAAAGCACCTCTTTGTAGGATACGATTGTAGCCGCAACAGATACCACATCAGCCGCATCAGTTTGGGCTATGACCGCCCTAATGAAAAACCCAAGAGTATTGGATAAAGTACAAGAAGAAATCAGAAACTTGGGAGGTGCAAAAGATTATTTAGATGAAGGTGATCTTCAAAATTTACCTTATTTGAATGCAGTGATTAAAGAGACGTTAAGATTGCATCTACCAGCCCCATTGCTCCTGTCTAGAGAATCACGTGAAAATTGCACTATAAATGGATACAATATTCCAGCCAGGACAATATTGTATGTGAATGCTTGGGCTATTCAGAGAGACCATAATGTTTGGGAAAACGCAGAAGAATTTTATCCTGAAAGATTCTTAGAAAGTTCTATAAATTTTACTGGACAAGATTTTGAACTAATACCCTTTGGAGCTGGCCGTAGAATTTGCCCCGGCTTACCCATGGCAGTTGCCTCATTGAAACTTATCCTTGCCAATCTTCTTTATTCATTTGATTGGAAATTACCAGATGGGTTGGTAAAGGAAGATATTGATACATCAATGCTGCCAGGGATCACTCAACACAAGAAGAATCCTCTTTGCCTTGTTGCTAAGATCCCTATGTAGATGCATCCCTTTATAGTATACTATGTTGGTTTCTTGTTTATTATATGTTTATCAAGCTTTTTATATATGTAGAGTTACTCTCAGGATGGGTTTAGGAATATATTTTATGTGTGGCTAAATAAGTAGCAACTGAAATAATAATCGAAATTTAggttctgtttggtaaaaatagcggatagttGATTTTtggctgataagctagctgatagcttatagctgataagctaactgaagtgtttggtaagaATAACGGTTCAACtaactgataaatgtaaaatgacataaagggtattcttaattcataataaaaattatatcattaatttaagtatttgtaattttgtaaactaatttttttttttaaaaatactttaaatttattaatttaatatatcatatgtattataaattaaattaaattttattcactaaaattttatcttatatttattatcatttaagtgtttccactttataaagaaaataatatttacctcaaaaaaaaaaaagtagcactaatagagtaatactaataacagataataaagaaaataacacttacctcaaaaaaaaaaaaagtaacactaatagaataatagtattttgtttcgtaaaaaaaaaaaaacgaaggtatatattttttcaaaaagaaaaaaaaaaaaggctagctgatatatatacaaaaattggaataaagggataatagtctttattacgtagcttattataaaaattataatggataaaaatacaatttaaattaaataataagggtaaaattgaaataaaaagtgagaagctataagctataagctcaaacactacttggaatagcttctgaaaaatagcttataagctcgtgaaataagctataagctcatggtgaaaaagtgt harbors:
- the LOC25491657 gene encoding cytochrome P450 71A1 produces the protein MLSILILLALCLILPLLIFFQNHRTIKHYPLGPKGLPIIGNLHQLDISNLPIQLSQFSKIYGPLFSIQLGLRKAIVVSSAEIAKEVLKTNDHLFSDRPRLYAQQKLTYNGSEIIFSQYTDFWREIRKICVVHILSSKRVSHYSSIRKFEVKKMIKKISGHASSSSVTNLSELLISLSSTIICRIAFGRSYEDEGTERSRFHGMLHEFQALLAEIFVSDYIPFMSWIDKLRGLHGRLDRNFKEFDEFYQEIIDVHLDPNREQITDEEDIVDVLLHLKKHHLSSIDLTFNHIKAVLVDTIVAATDTTSAASVWAMTALMKNPRVLDKVQEEIRNLGGAKDYLDEGDLQNLPYLNAVIKETLRLHLPAPLLLSRESRENCTINGYNIPARTILYVNAWAIQRDHNVWENAEEFYPERFLESSINFTGQDFELIPFGAGRRICPGLPMAVASLKLILANLLYSFDWKLPDGLVKEDIDTSMLPGITQHKKNPLCLVAKIPM